A window of the Acidobacteriota bacterium genome harbors these coding sequences:
- the murG gene encoding undecaprenyldiphospho-muramoylpentapeptide beta-N-acetylglucosaminyltransferase → MPKTESSSWRTRQPAEDGELRLLIAGGGTGGHLYPGIAVARALARRFPEAEVQFVGSGRPLEARILKEAGYRLNRLPVSGLKGVGRIDLIRGILKLPRSLWAAWGIVRRFRPTVVLGVGGYSSGPPVLVASLAGVPTLLHESNAQPGITNRLLSPFCRKVTVAFPECETFFRGKAVLTGTPVRPEFLARPTRPPERPFVLLIFGGSQGARAINRAMVDALEGLRPHLGQMHFIHQTGEHDFVRVEQAYREAEARALVRPFFTDMPSQFPKAHLVVCRAGAATLGELAAARKASLLVPFPGATDNHQLRNAESLAAAGAAEVIPQDELSGRLLARRVEHYLGHPEELERMEARSGRLARPDSARKIVELIGHLAGSD, encoded by the coding sequence ATGCCGAAAACGGAATCTTCTTCATGGCGCACCCGGCAACCTGCAGAGGACGGAGAACTCAGGCTCCTGATTGCCGGTGGCGGCACGGGAGGGCACCTTTACCCGGGAATCGCAGTCGCCCGGGCGCTCGCCAGGCGCTTTCCGGAGGCGGAGGTTCAATTCGTCGGAAGCGGGCGTCCACTGGAGGCACGTATTTTGAAAGAGGCGGGATATCGTTTGAACCGACTGCCCGTATCGGGATTGAAGGGGGTCGGGCGGATCGATCTGATCCGGGGCATCCTCAAGCTTCCGCGGAGTCTGTGGGCTGCCTGGGGAATCGTTCGCCGATTCCGCCCGACCGTTGTCCTGGGAGTCGGGGGCTATTCCTCCGGTCCGCCGGTGCTGGTCGCTTCGCTGGCAGGAGTTCCCACTCTGCTTCACGAGTCCAATGCCCAGCCGGGTATCACCAATCGCTTGTTATCGCCTTTCTGCCGCAAGGTGACCGTGGCCTTTCCGGAGTGCGAGACCTTTTTCCGCGGGAAAGCCGTGCTGACGGGGACTCCGGTGCGCCCGGAGTTTTTGGCCCGTCCGACCAGACCTCCCGAGCGTCCCTTCGTTCTGTTGATTTTCGGAGGCAGCCAGGGCGCCCGGGCAATCAACCGCGCCATGGTGGATGCATTGGAGGGGTTGCGCCCGCACTTGGGCCAAATGCATTTCATTCACCAGACCGGCGAGCATGATTTCGTCCGGGTGGAGCAGGCCTATCGGGAGGCGGAGGCCAGGGCCCTGGTAAGACCCTTCTTCACCGACATGCCGAGCCAGTTCCCAAAAGCCCACCTGGTGGTATGCCGGGCCGGCGCCGCCACCCTGGGTGAGCTGGCGGCAGCGCGCAAGGCCTCCCTGCTGGTTCCTTTTCCAGGCGCCACCGACAACCATCAACTGCGCAACGCCGAATCGCTGGCGGCTGCAGGAGCTGCCGAAGTCATCCCACAGGACGAATTGAGTGGCAGGCTCCTGGCCAGACGGGTCGAACACTATCTTGGCCACCCGGAGGAGTTGGAGCGGATGGAGGCTCGGAGCGGCCGGTTGGCCCGGCCCGATTCAGCCCGAAAAATCGTGGAATTGATTGGTCATTTGGCGGGTTCGGATTGA
- the murC gene encoding UDP-N-acetylmuramate--L-alanine ligase: MFKRIQRIHLIGVGGSGMSGIAEVLLNRGYRVSGSDLKLTSVTQRLIERGARIHGGHAPAHLDAADVVVVSSAVKPDNPEIEEARRRQIPIIPRAEMLAELMRGKYGIAVAGTHGKTTTTSLVAGLTGHGGLDPTVVLGGRLNALGSNAKLGTGEFMVVEADESDRSFLLLSPTLAVVTNIDQDHMESYAGMDDLKSTFVQFVNKVPFYGAVVLCRDDAAVASILPRIKRRVITYGFGRESDLRVSAAQYSGYGSGFELEYRGRSLGTFRLNLPGRHNALNAAAAVAVGLDLGLDSSVMRSALAEFEGPDRRFQLKGQVGGITLIDDYGHHPTEIAATLHAAGHLRANRLVVVFQPHRYSRTQYCFKEFTGAFDKADLVLLADIYAAGEEPIDGLTSARLAREIRQRGHPEARYLGAVEDMAPRVAPLLEDGDLVLTMGAGSIARLADALLKQLAEGASGK; this comes from the coding sequence ATGTTCAAGAGGATTCAGCGGATTCACCTCATTGGGGTGGGCGGATCCGGAATGAGCGGGATCGCTGAAGTGCTTCTGAACCGAGGCTACCGGGTCAGCGGCTCGGACCTCAAGCTGACGTCAGTGACCCAACGACTGATTGAACGGGGCGCCCGTATCCATGGAGGCCATGCTCCGGCGCACCTGGATGCTGCAGACGTGGTGGTGGTGTCCTCGGCGGTGAAGCCTGACAACCCGGAGATCGAGGAGGCCCGGCGCCGTCAGATCCCCATCATTCCCAGAGCGGAGATGTTGGCCGAACTGATGAGAGGGAAGTATGGCATCGCGGTCGCGGGAACTCATGGAAAGACCACAACCACCTCCCTGGTGGCCGGTCTGACCGGGCATGGAGGCCTCGACCCCACTGTGGTGCTGGGGGGGCGCCTCAATGCCTTGGGAAGCAACGCCAAGCTGGGCACGGGTGAGTTCATGGTCGTGGAAGCCGACGAAAGCGACCGCTCCTTTCTGCTCCTGTCTCCGACGCTGGCGGTAGTGACCAACATCGACCAGGACCACATGGAGAGCTATGCCGGGATGGACGATCTCAAGAGCACCTTCGTGCAGTTTGTGAACAAGGTGCCCTTCTACGGAGCGGTGGTTCTTTGCCGGGACGATGCAGCCGTCGCCTCGATCCTTCCCCGGATCAAGCGGCGGGTCATTACCTACGGTTTCGGCAGGGAGTCCGATCTGAGAGTCTCCGCGGCCCAATACTCCGGATACGGGTCCGGGTTCGAGCTCGAATACCGCGGTCGGAGCCTCGGCACCTTCCGCCTCAACCTTCCCGGACGACACAACGCCCTCAATGCGGCGGCAGCCGTTGCGGTCGGGTTGGATCTCGGTCTGGATTCGTCGGTGATGCGTTCCGCCTTGGCCGAATTCGAAGGACCTGACCGGCGCTTTCAGCTCAAGGGCCAGGTCGGGGGGATTACTCTCATCGATGACTATGGGCACCATCCGACCGAAATCGCGGCAACCCTGCATGCGGCAGGGCATCTCCGGGCCAATCGCCTGGTAGTGGTCTTTCAGCCGCACCGCTACAGCCGGACTCAGTACTGCTTTAAAGAGTTTACCGGGGCTTTCGACAAGGCCGACCTGGTTCTTCTGGCGGACATCTACGCCGCTGGCGAAGAACCGATCGACGGGTTGACTTCGGCCAGGCTGGCTCGGGAGATACGACAGCGCGGGCACCCGGAGGCCCGGTACCTGGGTGCTGTCGAAGATATGGCGCCGCGGGTGGCACCGCTGCTCGAAGACGGAGATTTGGTGCTTACCATGGGCGCCGGGAGCATCGCCAGACTGGCGGATGCGTTGTTGAAGCAGCTTGCAGAGGGAGCGTCCGGCAAATAG
- a CDS encoding FtsQ-type POTRA domain-containing protein produces MKRGKTKTMGYLERQPSAILEGQRAAGKTKGRTVREVLRWSLKLSFGLLLASMLSFGLYWVRDRLYHSPRFDIAITEINGLQQISQNQVLLKISELAHPDRNLVRFDLDRLRRNLELIPWVKTVVVRRVLPDKLIVDIEERQPVAFARVGQETLLIDEEGTLLENNPEQLSQADFPVILGMESGFTPEILRRNRERIELYLQLIGALNRGGAGLSRDLSEVHLQDPGNVSVILDGDTVLVYLGRGGFQTKFRRYLAASRELKKKYRNLDSVDMRYRDQVVIRTLDPKLARGVSRKDSSDS; encoded by the coding sequence ATGAAGAGGGGCAAGACAAAGACGATGGGTTATCTGGAAAGACAGCCAAGCGCCATTCTGGAAGGGCAAAGGGCAGCAGGCAAGACCAAGGGCAGGACTGTAAGGGAGGTTCTGCGCTGGTCGCTAAAGCTCTCCTTCGGGTTGTTGCTGGCTTCCATGCTGTCGTTCGGCCTCTACTGGGTGCGAGACAGGCTTTACCACTCTCCCAGGTTCGATATCGCCATTACTGAAATCAACGGACTGCAACAGATTTCGCAGAACCAGGTCTTGCTTAAAATCAGTGAGTTGGCTCACCCCGACCGTAACCTGGTGAGATTCGATCTGGACCGGCTGCGACGAAACCTGGAACTGATTCCATGGGTGAAAACGGTGGTTGTGCGCCGGGTGCTGCCTGACAAGCTGATTGTCGACATCGAGGAGCGGCAGCCGGTTGCCTTCGCCCGTGTGGGGCAGGAAACCCTGCTGATCGATGAGGAGGGCACGCTGCTGGAAAATAATCCGGAACAGCTGTCGCAGGCCGATTTTCCCGTCATTCTGGGAATGGAATCCGGTTTCACCCCGGAAATTTTGCGGCGCAACCGGGAGCGGATTGAACTCTATCTGCAGCTGATTGGAGCCCTGAATCGTGGCGGTGCCGGGTTGAGCCGGGATCTGTCCGAGGTGCACCTTCAAGACCCTGGTAACGTCTCGGTCATTCTCGATGGAGATACGGTTCTGGTTTACCTCGGCAGGGGCGGTTTTCAGACCAAGTTTCGTCGTTATCTGGCGGCGAGCCGGGAACTCAAGAAAAAGTACCGGAACCTGGATTCCGTGGACATGCGCTACCGGGATCAGGTGGTGATCAGAACCCTGGACCCCAAGCTGGCCCGGGGCGTCTCCCGGAAAGATTCTTCAGACAGTTGA
- the ftsA gene encoding cell division protein FtsA, with protein sequence MARKIRYVVGLDVGTTKTCTIICEVNDEGALEVVGVGSAESKGMRRGVVVNLDGAVSAIKKSVEEAESSAGTSVESVFVGLSGGHIQSFNSQGAVAVTAESREIGRADIRRVLETAKAVSLPSDREIVHVLPQEFVVDGQDGIGDPLGLLGTRLEVNCHIVTGSTTAAQNIVTAINRSGLIVADTILQQLASAESTLSDDDKELGVGLVDVGGGTTNLAVYTYGGIRHSSVLPLGGDQITNDIAVGLRTSILEAEKIKREHGCALSTLVEEDIEFEVSTVAGRQTKSISKRILCEIIQPRMEEILTLVQEDIRQAGFERLLGAGLVITGGTALLKGVVELAEQTFDLPVRPGSPRGVAKMEDALIAPAYSTAVGLVLYGYRAHAHRWIGHPDRDNFLKRWGSRLFSRKRGKL encoded by the coding sequence TTGGCCCGCAAAATCAGATATGTGGTTGGCTTGGACGTCGGCACCACCAAGACGTGCACCATCATCTGCGAGGTCAACGATGAGGGAGCCCTGGAAGTAGTCGGGGTCGGTTCGGCCGAATCCAAGGGCATGCGCAGGGGGGTGGTCGTCAATCTGGACGGAGCCGTCTCCGCCATCAAGAAATCGGTGGAGGAGGCGGAGAGCAGCGCGGGTACTTCCGTGGAGTCGGTGTTCGTGGGATTGTCCGGGGGGCACATCCAGAGCTTCAACAGCCAGGGAGCGGTCGCGGTCACGGCTGAGAGCCGGGAGATCGGCCGAGCCGATATTCGGCGTGTTCTGGAGACGGCCAAGGCGGTGTCGCTGCCCTCCGACCGCGAAATCGTCCACGTGCTTCCCCAGGAATTCGTGGTCGACGGCCAGGACGGTATCGGCGATCCTCTGGGTCTGTTGGGTACCCGACTGGAAGTGAATTGCCATATCGTCACCGGCTCGACTACAGCGGCGCAGAATATCGTCACGGCGATCAACCGGAGTGGGCTCATCGTGGCGGACACCATCCTGCAACAACTGGCTTCCGCCGAGAGCACCTTGAGCGATGATGACAAGGAGCTGGGAGTCGGCCTGGTCGACGTGGGCGGGGGTACCACCAATCTTGCCGTCTACACCTACGGAGGCATCCGACACAGCTCCGTTCTACCCCTGGGCGGGGACCAGATCACCAACGACATCGCCGTCGGTCTCAGAACCTCGATTCTGGAGGCCGAGAAGATCAAGCGTGAACATGGATGCGCCTTGTCGACCCTGGTTGAAGAGGATATCGAGTTCGAGGTTTCGACCGTCGCAGGCCGGCAGACCAAGTCCATCAGCAAACGGATTCTCTGCGAGATCATCCAGCCGAGGATGGAAGAAATCCTCACGCTGGTTCAAGAGGACATCAGACAGGCGGGTTTCGAGAGGCTGTTGGGAGCGGGACTGGTCATTACCGGGGGAACTGCCCTGCTCAAGGGCGTGGTTGAATTGGCCGAGCAGACCTTCGACCTCCCGGTTCGACCGGGTAGTCCCCGGGGGGTGGCAAAAATGGAGGACGCCCTGATCGCTCCAGCCTATTCAACCGCCGTGGGTCTGGTCCTCTACGGTTACCGCGCCCATGCCCACCGGTGGATTGGACATCCGGACCGCGACAACTTCCTGAAGAGATGGGGCTCGAGGTTGTTTTCCCGCAAGAGAGGCAAATTGTAG
- the ftsZ gene encoding cell division protein FtsZ, protein MELTKPDRSVKFLLDEPRSNGAVIKVIGVGGGGTNAVNRMIDAGVEAVEFIVANTDTQALQVSRAPTKLQIGAKLTNGLGAGADPHVGRSAALEDTDRIIEVLEGADMIFVAAGLGGGTGTGAAPIIANLAAELGALTVAIVTEPFLFEGKKRRVQAERGLQDIRACVDTVIAISNERLLQTVERGTSFSRAFQVADDILRQGVQGISDIIQVPGIINVDFADVKAVMQGMGRALMGTGTANGEERAAEAAKRAIASPLLEDVSIQGAKGILINITGSEELLLHEVSESASIIHEAADEDANIIFGAVIDEKMTDDMKITVIATGFDNNGAESTIQPPVGDSVDLEDSASQSTSPDAPEPEAVTVPESGIPPGQGRPYDPRDLEVPAYLRRKFDD, encoded by the coding sequence ATGGAATTGACCAAGCCCGATCGTTCCGTCAAGTTTCTGTTGGACGAGCCCCGTTCCAACGGTGCTGTCATCAAGGTCATCGGCGTTGGAGGAGGGGGCACCAACGCCGTTAACCGAATGATCGACGCCGGCGTCGAGGCCGTCGAATTCATCGTGGCCAATACCGACACGCAGGCCCTCCAGGTGTCTCGGGCACCGACCAAGCTGCAGATCGGCGCCAAGCTCACCAACGGTCTTGGAGCCGGGGCCGATCCCCACGTCGGCCGGAGTGCGGCCCTGGAGGATACGGACAGGATCATCGAGGTTCTGGAAGGGGCCGACATGATTTTCGTTGCGGCAGGTCTGGGCGGAGGTACGGGTACGGGCGCGGCACCCATCATTGCCAACCTGGCGGCCGAACTGGGTGCGCTGACGGTGGCTATCGTGACCGAGCCATTCCTGTTTGAAGGGAAAAAGCGGAGGGTTCAGGCCGAACGCGGGCTGCAGGACATCAGGGCCTGTGTGGATACGGTCATTGCCATCTCCAACGAGCGATTGCTCCAGACCGTGGAAAGAGGCACCAGTTTTTCCCGGGCGTTCCAGGTAGCCGATGACATTCTGCGCCAGGGAGTTCAGGGGATTTCCGACATCATTCAGGTACCCGGCATCATCAACGTGGATTTTGCCGACGTGAAGGCGGTCATGCAGGGCATGGGCAGAGCCTTGATGGGAACCGGAACCGCCAATGGCGAAGAGCGTGCCGCGGAAGCCGCCAAACGAGCGATCGCCTCGCCTCTTCTGGAGGATGTCTCCATTCAGGGAGCGAAGGGAATTCTCATAAACATTACGGGATCGGAGGAGCTACTTCTGCACGAGGTCAGTGAATCAGCTTCCATAATCCACGAAGCCGCCGACGAGGATGCCAATATCATTTTCGGCGCCGTGATCGACGAAAAAATGACGGACGATATGAAAATCACGGTTATTGCCACTGGATTCGACAACAACGGCGCCGAATCGACGATCCAGCCACCGGTCGGAGATTCCGTGGATCTGGAAGACTCCGCCAGCCAGTCTACAAGCCCCGACGCCCCGGAGCCCGAGGCGGTGACCGTTCCGGAATCCGGGATCCCGCCAGGCCAGGGTCGTCCCTATGACCCGCGCGACCTCGAGGTTCCCGCCTACCTCCGCCGCAAATTCGACGATTAG
- a CDS encoding M67 family metallopeptidase, whose amino-acid sequence MGVQIEAAIIDSMVEHARLEAPLECCGLLMGQAGRITYLRRMRNLAQSPVRYEMVPGELFQFFKDLRGSGLRHLGIYHSHPSSEAYPSATDIAQAFYPDCIYFILSLLAPGVPSVRAFSITEAGVTERAIQRI is encoded by the coding sequence ATGGGGGTCCAGATCGAAGCCGCCATCATCGACTCGATGGTGGAACATGCCCGATTGGAAGCCCCACTGGAGTGCTGCGGCCTGTTGATGGGGCAGGCCGGACGGATCACTTACCTTCGCAGGATGCGGAATCTGGCCCAAAGTCCCGTCCGCTACGAGATGGTTCCCGGGGAACTGTTTCAGTTTTTCAAGGATCTCCGAGGCTCGGGTCTGCGCCATCTCGGAATCTACCATAGCCATCCCTCCTCCGAGGCTTATCCATCGGCGACCGATATCGCCCAGGCCTTCTATCCCGACTGCATCTACTTCATTCTTTCCCTGCTGGCGCCGGGCGTCCCTTCCGTGAGGGCTTTTTCCATCACGGAGGCTGGTGTCACCGAGCGGGCGATCCAGCGGATCTGA
- a CDS encoding IPT/TIG domain-containing protein: protein MSSNSGRNKSGRGPLSGCASSENACPPGKARYQPLLCLLAAVFVWWNSHSPALAFVPFLSGAKWKTFPVVYKIHQGGLPATGNRSEFVAVHAGFEAWETLEDSAITFSYGGTTETRAAALDYTNVISFQDDSFDFSSGVVAVTLTFYFRNVEDPPIVDADILFNPNQIFSSDGARGTFDLQSIATHEIGHLLGLDHTAIVSATMNPTAGLGVTFFRVLQTDDRIGCSVLYPEPAFSRSTGGIEGSVLLDGEGVFGAHVVALDEEGRAVTSALSGEDGNYRISGLPAGSYTVYAEPLDGPVMERNIIKPRGSADFNTRFATTFLGSGPDSQVGDPVAVSAGSTLTGQDIPVSPPALPHLNLDDPFLGTRLHRGEKRSIRVFGDGLGFGSRYFLLGEGIVLESPRSIGGSGAEIQVNVEGSALLGSRSLFVEKGDVLAALSGGLEVTEPGPEVSGITPRSGPRAGGTSVTVTGSNFDRDAIVSLDGIPLNDQKWLNSGMIQGTTGPNGCGSYNLLVINPDGSSDSLQSAFDSVSPAPTIDSVTPGSAEVTSTVTISGRNFDPVAEYNRVRFNNHPAEVISATVSRIVTLVPFGATSGPVTVEVCGKVATSSEFTVLPLQPSRNRPQPSFSYLDLSRDPEASRLEFRLDEEEDRTPDDSFASVALPFKFVLFTRAFPEGSPVNISTNGWVSLTPAVGGTAEWENGRIPGHQVPRPDRSVGQMPANLIAPFFHDLVVGETDSAVYTRVLGEAPDRRLIIEWKNFSAYDDEDDPEPDYATRLTFQAVLYEGSNDIAFLYRRLQGPLTQGESATIGLQNDRRDRAIQFGFNRPRLSEGRSLFFRFNPEDGSYAFEQFLPLVTDTEEFRTNLGLTADILSGATVELTLFDPTGQPLGSRTESVSRGGLIQLNHLVRRLLGSGSSKLSNVSGSVLVSSDQMVFPYVTQIDNRSSDPSLDLGAMSGGTRLGILSTTSVNQFRSSLVVLNVGDTTADVSLIQRDGGGRLLHRQQVAIPARGQFQSPDLHADLGISKVSGPLEIQSTNGVPLIATSRVYALDSGTSGFFRGLDLEAASGHAVIPISRESGEFRSNLGITNLSGQPARVQVQLFDSAGTRLGMTSQQVPPFGLVQLNRVNRRLSGSGGGGDTLGWIQLDADRPVAGFVSQINNQTSDPGFARSDVLSSTKLLIPSATNVNQFRSTITIVNAGNGGEARVRVRVRNRQGQIIGESRSRNLPPNGIFHLDDLLGSLEVPSNFGPVEIESLNGVPLLAVSRVYSINDDTGGFFLAQPF, encoded by the coding sequence GTGTCATCCAATTCAGGCAGGAACAAGTCCGGCCGAGGCCCTTTGAGCGGTTGTGCCTCATCTGAGAATGCTTGCCCGCCCGGCAAGGCTCGCTACCAGCCGCTCCTCTGTCTGCTGGCAGCGGTTTTTGTCTGGTGGAATTCCCATTCGCCAGCCCTGGCCTTCGTTCCCTTCCTCAGCGGCGCCAAATGGAAAACCTTTCCGGTCGTCTACAAGATCCATCAGGGCGGCCTGCCTGCTACCGGCAACCGCAGCGAGTTCGTGGCTGTTCACGCCGGCTTTGAAGCCTGGGAAACCTTAGAGGATTCGGCGATTACCTTCTCTTACGGTGGCACAACCGAGACCCGGGCTGCCGCCCTGGACTACACCAACGTGATCTCCTTCCAGGACGACAGTTTTGACTTCAGCTCGGGCGTGGTTGCGGTGACTCTCACCTTTTATTTTCGCAATGTCGAAGACCCTCCAATTGTGGATGCCGACATCCTCTTCAATCCCAACCAGATCTTCTCGAGCGACGGCGCACGCGGCACCTTCGATCTTCAGTCGATTGCCACCCATGAAATTGGACACCTCCTGGGGTTGGACCACACGGCCATCGTGTCGGCCACCATGAATCCAACGGCCGGTCTGGGAGTGACCTTCTTCCGGGTACTGCAGACGGATGACCGCATCGGATGTTCGGTCCTATATCCTGAGCCCGCATTCAGTCGTTCTACCGGAGGGATTGAGGGAAGCGTTCTGCTCGACGGCGAAGGGGTCTTTGGCGCCCACGTGGTGGCCCTGGACGAGGAGGGGAGGGCGGTCACCTCGGCGCTTTCCGGCGAAGACGGCAACTACCGGATTTCAGGGCTACCCGCCGGTTCCTATACCGTTTACGCCGAGCCCCTGGATGGGCCGGTGATGGAGCGCAACATTATCAAGCCCCGTGGTTCTGCGGACTTCAACACCCGATTCGCCACCACCTTCCTGGGGAGCGGTCCGGACAGCCAGGTCGGGGACCCGGTCGCGGTGAGCGCCGGCTCCACCCTTACGGGCCAGGATATCCCGGTCTCGCCTCCGGCTTTACCTCACCTGAATCTCGACGATCCATTTCTGGGTACTCGCCTCCATAGGGGCGAGAAACGATCGATTCGAGTCTTTGGGGACGGACTTGGGTTTGGGAGCAGGTACTTCCTGCTGGGCGAGGGAATAGTCTTGGAATCGCCCAGGTCAATCGGTGGCAGTGGAGCGGAGATTCAGGTGAACGTGGAAGGCAGCGCACTCTTGGGTTCGAGGAGTCTGTTCGTGGAGAAAGGGGATGTCCTGGCGGCCTTGAGCGGGGGCCTGGAGGTAACCGAGCCGGGCCCGGAGGTTTCCGGAATCACTCCCCGTTCGGGCCCGCGCGCGGGGGGCACTTCGGTAACCGTCACAGGTTCGAACTTTGATCGCGACGCCATCGTGAGCCTGGACGGCATTCCTCTGAACGACCAGAAATGGCTGAACTCGGGGATGATTCAGGGGACTACCGGGCCCAACGGCTGCGGTTCTTACAACCTGCTGGTGATCAATCCCGACGGTAGCAGCGACAGCCTGCAGTCGGCATTCGATTCCGTATCGCCGGCGCCGACCATCGATTCCGTGACCCCCGGTTCGGCCGAGGTGACCTCGACGGTCACAATCTCCGGGCGCAACTTCGATCCGGTGGCCGAGTACAACCGGGTTCGCTTCAACAACCATCCGGCGGAAGTGATCTCGGCAACGGTAAGCCGGATCGTCACGCTGGTTCCCTTCGGTGCCACCAGCGGTCCGGTTACAGTAGAGGTCTGCGGCAAGGTTGCCACCAGCAGCGAGTTCACGGTGCTGCCCTTGCAGCCCAGCCGGAACCGTCCCCAGCCGAGTTTCTCCTACCTGGATCTGAGCCGGGACCCGGAAGCCTCCCGGTTGGAGTTCCGGCTGGACGAGGAAGAGGACCGAACCCCCGACGACTCCTTCGCCAGCGTCGCCTTGCCCTTCAAGTTCGTCCTGTTCACCAGGGCGTTTCCGGAAGGGAGTCCGGTCAACATTTCCACCAACGGCTGGGTCTCGCTGACCCCTGCGGTTGGGGGGACGGCCGAATGGGAAAACGGCCGAATTCCCGGACACCAGGTGCCTCGTCCCGACCGTTCTGTCGGCCAGATGCCGGCCAACCTGATCGCCCCCTTCTTTCACGACCTGGTGGTTGGAGAGACCGACAGCGCCGTTTACACCCGCGTGCTGGGTGAGGCTCCCGACCGCCGTCTGATCATTGAATGGAAGAACTTCAGCGCCTACGACGATGAGGACGACCCTGAACCGGACTACGCGACCCGGTTGACCTTTCAAGCGGTGCTCTATGAGGGGAGCAACGACATCGCCTTCCTCTATCGGCGCTTGCAAGGGCCCTTGACCCAAGGCGAAAGCGCCACCATCGGCCTTCAGAATGACCGACGCGACCGGGCCATCCAGTTCGGTTTCAACCGGCCGCGGCTGTCCGAAGGCAGAAGTCTGTTTTTTCGTTTCAATCCCGAGGACGGCAGCTATGCCTTCGAGCAGTTTCTACCGCTGGTCACCGACACCGAAGAATTCCGCACCAACCTGGGCCTGACGGCCGACATCCTCTCCGGGGCCACTGTCGAGCTGACGCTGTTCGACCCCACCGGACAGCCGCTGGGTTCCCGGACCGAGAGCGTTTCCCGAGGTGGGCTGATCCAGCTCAACCACCTGGTTCGCCGCCTGCTGGGCAGCGGGTCCAGTAAGCTCTCCAATGTCTCCGGTTCGGTGCTGGTTTCCTCCGACCAGATGGTGTTTCCCTACGTCACCCAGATCGACAACCGGTCCAGCGACCCCAGCCTGGATTTGGGGGCCATGTCGGGCGGCACCCGGCTGGGGATCCTCTCGACCACATCGGTAAACCAGTTTCGTTCCTCCCTGGTTGTTCTGAATGTTGGAGACACGACAGCCGACGTTTCCCTGATCCAGCGGGATGGAGGAGGCAGGCTGCTCCACCGCCAGCAGGTGGCCATCCCCGCACGCGGCCAGTTCCAGAGCCCGGACCTGCATGCCGACCTCGGAATCTCCAAGGTCTCCGGTCCCCTGGAGATCCAGTCCACCAACGGGGTGCCGCTGATTGCCACCTCACGGGTGTATGCGCTCGATTCCGGCACCAGCGGCTTCTTCCGCGGACTGGATCTGGAGGCAGCCTCCGGCCATGCGGTGATTCCCATCAGCCGGGAGAGCGGGGAGTTTCGCAGCAACCTGGGGATCACCAACCTCTCCGGGCAGCCGGCCAGGGTGCAGGTCCAACTGTTCGATTCCGCGGGGACCCGTCTCGGAATGACCAGCCAGCAGGTGCCGCCGTTCGGTCTGGTCCAGTTGAACCGGGTAAACCGGCGGCTTTCCGGTTCAGGCGGGGGGGGTGACACTCTCGGTTGGATCCAGTTGGACGCCGACCGCCCCGTGGCTGGATTCGTGTCACAGATCAACAACCAGACCAGCGATCCGGGATTTGCCCGGTCGGACGTGCTATCTTCCACCAAACTGCTGATACCCTCGGCCACCAATGTCAACCAGTTCCGATCCACGATCACCATCGTCAATGCGGGAAACGGGGGAGAGGCTCGTGTTCGGGTTCGTGTCCGAAACCGCCAGGGGCAAATCATTGGCGAGAGCCGGAGCCGAAACTTGCCCCCCAACGGGATTTTCCATCTGGACGATCTTCTGGGGAGCCTCGAGGTGCCGAGCAATTTCGGCCCGGTGGAAATCGAGTCCCTGAATGGTGTGCCCCTGCTGGCCGTGTCGCGTGTCTACAGCATCAATGACGATACCGGCGGCTTCTTCCTGGCACAGCCGTTTTAG